A single Oncorhynchus nerka isolate Pitt River linkage group LG10, Oner_Uvic_2.0, whole genome shotgun sequence DNA region contains:
- the si:ch73-193i2.2 gene encoding transient receptor potential cation channel subfamily V member 5 isoform X2, translating to MRRLNRVRASGRYNLAMEMTDGVGNQSEQQPVVGSAISKTSVSSAAKAAAQWASYTCSRWKRACRQCVKRKPTGELFETMYKGLALDEDVIDGGDKSFHLNKRLLDHFRELASSNQDTDEVDLQYLSDVIADGADPNSTDRYGQTVLHEISRAWNVDVMRFFLDRGADVLRPDSYGVTPLHVAAALDYEEMIHFLLERKADIGAQTNMDHQTPLHYAAKNDAVGAVKVLLQYGADISARDYKRRTPLQLAANLDRSEAARTLMELGADAGVKDSDGQLCITAMIDKMTSVAHLALNQFHVTDRMTRQQFYYLHLLEPEPPCKQNPPGQGSQEGVASEPTSPLEFIVHQGKLDLIMHPVVLKLITVKWKLYGRLGAWILLLLNFLFIVSWTTVAISVSVIRTEEPYVFPEDWWRVFGVVVALGLTVVEVGREVAEMIGSSRKLRSWQSWCEHRTNDDLRCTHPMWPEEKHFLEEQIKLIHRMKGNYLQDPWNIFDWLVYILLMAVFGIHVADIFLLGGTLRDYSLRLFAVVIIFLWLRLMKHVRAFRVMGPFIVMLGKIVGDVLRFLFLYAEIFIPYACAFWIIFGGQASIPSMRTVPQLLYSLYRITLVDEYEFNAMVEVDSIMAHFLCGTFLALSSILCVNLMIALLSDTFQRVYDNALANAVMQQAAIILQVEESMPRLCRFYDDQHIHRFCAPLGELYDDDIRTDSKRHAELKTITTQIKETLDEFLEIQKEVNPPEQGRPDESDRASGERCFSFPVQGEHLQTLQRLQVDQTQQSQDLSALRADMKNLQALIHQLIQSQTSSCVGCGVTVKAAESTGSEPVEAPPYRASTG from the exons ATGAGGAGACTGAACCGGGTTAGAGCCTCTGGCCGTTACAACCTTGCCATGGAGATGACCGATGGAGTTGGAAACCAG TCTGAACAGCAGCCAGTTGTTGGAAGTGCGATCTCGAAGACATCTGTGTCCAGTGCTGCGAAGGCAGCTGCCCAGTGGGCGTCATACACCTGCAGCCGCTGGAAACGAGCCTGCCGTCAGTGTGTGAAGAGAAAACCCACAG GGGAATTATTTGAGACCATGTACAAAGGCCTGGCCTTGGATGAAGATGTCATAGATGGAGGAGACAAAAGCTTCCACCTCAATAAAAGACTGCTAGACCATTTCAGAGAACTGGCTTCCAGCAATCAGGACACTGATGAG GTGGACCTTCAGTACCTGAGTGATGTAATCGCAGATGGAGCCGACCCCAACTCAACGGACCGATACGGACAAACTGTCTTGCATGAG ATCTCGAGGGCGTGGAATGTGGACGTGATGCGTTTCTTCCTGGACAGGGGGGCTGATGTTCTGCGTCCTGACTCCTACGGGGTCACTCCCCTGCACGTTGCCGCAGCTCTGGACTACGAGGAGATGATCCACTTCTTGTTGGAGAGGAAAG CCGACATTGGTGCTCAGACCAACATGGATCATCAGACACCTCTGCACTACGCTGCTAAGAATGACGCGGTGGGGGCAGTCAAGGTGCTGCTGCAGTATGGGGCAGACATCTCCGCACGAGACTACAAAAGGAGAACCCCTCTACAACTGGCTGCCAACCTAG ACAGGAGTGAGGCTGCACGGACACTAATGGAACTAGGGGCTGATGCTGGGGTAAAGGACTCTGATGGTCAGCTTTGCATCACCGCCATGATTGACAAGATGACCTCAGTG GCTCATTTGGCTCTGAACCAGTTCCATGTGACTGACCGGATGACCAGGCAGCAGTTCTACTACCTTCACCTGCTGGAGCCAGAGCCACCCTGCAAGCAGAATCCACCAGGACAGGGCTCACAAG AGGGTGTTGCCAGTGAGCCTACATCACCA ttGGAGTTTATAGTACACCAGGGGAAGTTGGATCTCATCATGCACCCTGTGGTTCTGAAGCTCATCACTGTCAAGTGGAAACTATATGGCAG gttgggggcttggATACTCCTACTCCTTAACTTCCTGTTTATAGTCTCCTGGACGACCGTGGCCATCTCTGTGTCTGTCATCCGAACCGAGGAGCCTTATGTTTTCCCTGAG GACTGGTGGCGTGTGTTTGGGGTGGTGGTGGCTCTGGGGCTAACAGTGGTGGAGGTGGGCCGGGAAGTGGCAGAGATGATAGGCTCCAGCAGGAAGCTAAGGAGCTGGCAGAGTTGGTGTGAGCATCGCACCAACGATGACCTGCGCTGCACACACCCAATGTGGCCCGAG GAAAAACATTTCTTGGAAGAGCAAATCAAGTTGATCCACCGCATGAAGGGAAACTACTTACAAGACCCCTG GAACATCTTTGATTGGCTGGTGTACATACTGCTGATGGCTGTGTTCGGGATCCATGTGGCAGACATCTTCTTGCTTGGAGGAACACTGCGGGACTACAGCCTGCGCCTCTTCGCTGTGGTCATCATCTTCCTCTGGCTCCGGCTGATGAAACACGTCCGAGCCTTCAG GGTTATGGGTCCTTTCATTGTCATGCTGGGGAAGATTGTGGGGGATGTGCTACGTTTCCTCTTCCTATATGCAGAGATCTTTATCCCTTACGCGTGTGCCTTCTGGATTATATTTGGAG GTCAGGCGTCAATACCCAGTATGCGGACTGTACCCCAGCTGCTCTACAGCCTGTACCGCATCACTCTGGTGGACGAGTATGAGTTTAACGCCATGGTGGAAGTGGACTCGATCATGGCCCACTTCCTCTGTGGTACCTTTCTGGCTCTGTCCTCCATTCTGTGTGTCAACCTGATGATTGCCCTTCTCTCGGACACCTTCCAAAG GGTGTATGACAATGCACTGGCCAATGCAGTAATGCAGCAAGCAGCCATTATCCTGCAGGTGGAGGAATCCATGCCCCGTCTCTGCCGTTTCTATGACGACCAGCACATCCACCGCTTCTGTGCCCCTCTTGGGGAGTTATACGACGATGACATCAGAACTGACTCAAAGCGGCACGCTGAGCTGAAGACGATCACCACTCAGATCAAG GAGACCCTAGATGAGTTCCTGGAGATCCAAAAAGAAGTGAATCCCCCCGAACAAGGACGACCTGATGAGAGTGACAGGGCCTCAGG gGAGAGGTGCTTCTCATTCCCTGTGCAGGGGGAACACCTGCAGACTCTGCAGAGGCTCCAGGTGGACCAGACCCAGCAGAGCCAGGACCTCAGTGCACTGAGGGCAGACATGAAGAACCTGCAGGCCCTGATCCACCAACTGATCCAGTCCCAGACCAGCTCAT GTGTGGGCTGTGGTGTGACTGTGAAGGCAGCAGAAAGCACTGGGTCAGAGCCCGTCGAAGCGCCACCATACAG
- the si:ch73-193i2.2 gene encoding transient receptor potential cation channel subfamily A member 1 isoform X1: MRRLNRVRASGRYNLAMEMTDGVGNQSEQQPVVGSAISKTSVSSAAKAAAQWASYTCSRWKRACRQCVKRKPTGELFETMYKGLALDEDVIDGGDKSFHLNKRLLDHFRELASSNQDTDEVDLQYLSDVIADGADPNSTDRYGQTVLHEISRAWNVDVMRFFLDRGADVLRPDSYGVTPLHVAAALDYEEMIHFLLERKADIGAQTNMDHQTPLHYAAKNDAVGAVKVLLQYGADISARDYKRRTPLQLAANLDRSEAARTLMELGADAGVKDSDGQLCITAMIDKMTSVAHLALNQFHVTDRMTRQQFYYLHLLEPEPPCKQNPPGQGSQEGVASEPTSPLEFIVHQGKLDLIMHPVVLKLITVKWKLYGRSVHRLGAWILLLLNFLFIVSWTTVAISVSVIRTEEPYVFPEDWWRVFGVVVALGLTVVEVGREVAEMIGSSRKLRSWQSWCEHRTNDDLRCTHPMWPEEKHFLEEQIKLIHRMKGNYLQDPWNIFDWLVYILLMAVFGIHVADIFLLGGTLRDYSLRLFAVVIIFLWLRLMKHVRAFRVMGPFIVMLGKIVGDVLRFLFLYAEIFIPYACAFWIIFGGQASIPSMRTVPQLLYSLYRITLVDEYEFNAMVEVDSIMAHFLCGTFLALSSILCVNLMIALLSDTFQRVYDNALANAVMQQAAIILQVEESMPRLCRFYDDQHIHRFCAPLGELYDDDIRTDSKRHAELKTITTQIKETLDEFLEIQKEVNPPEQGRPDESDRASGERCFSFPVQGEHLQTLQRLQVDQTQQSQDLSALRADMKNLQALIHQLIQSQTSSCVGCGVTVKAAESTGSEPVEAPPYRASTG, from the exons ATGAGGAGACTGAACCGGGTTAGAGCCTCTGGCCGTTACAACCTTGCCATGGAGATGACCGATGGAGTTGGAAACCAG TCTGAACAGCAGCCAGTTGTTGGAAGTGCGATCTCGAAGACATCTGTGTCCAGTGCTGCGAAGGCAGCTGCCCAGTGGGCGTCATACACCTGCAGCCGCTGGAAACGAGCCTGCCGTCAGTGTGTGAAGAGAAAACCCACAG GGGAATTATTTGAGACCATGTACAAAGGCCTGGCCTTGGATGAAGATGTCATAGATGGAGGAGACAAAAGCTTCCACCTCAATAAAAGACTGCTAGACCATTTCAGAGAACTGGCTTCCAGCAATCAGGACACTGATGAG GTGGACCTTCAGTACCTGAGTGATGTAATCGCAGATGGAGCCGACCCCAACTCAACGGACCGATACGGACAAACTGTCTTGCATGAG ATCTCGAGGGCGTGGAATGTGGACGTGATGCGTTTCTTCCTGGACAGGGGGGCTGATGTTCTGCGTCCTGACTCCTACGGGGTCACTCCCCTGCACGTTGCCGCAGCTCTGGACTACGAGGAGATGATCCACTTCTTGTTGGAGAGGAAAG CCGACATTGGTGCTCAGACCAACATGGATCATCAGACACCTCTGCACTACGCTGCTAAGAATGACGCGGTGGGGGCAGTCAAGGTGCTGCTGCAGTATGGGGCAGACATCTCCGCACGAGACTACAAAAGGAGAACCCCTCTACAACTGGCTGCCAACCTAG ACAGGAGTGAGGCTGCACGGACACTAATGGAACTAGGGGCTGATGCTGGGGTAAAGGACTCTGATGGTCAGCTTTGCATCACCGCCATGATTGACAAGATGACCTCAGTG GCTCATTTGGCTCTGAACCAGTTCCATGTGACTGACCGGATGACCAGGCAGCAGTTCTACTACCTTCACCTGCTGGAGCCAGAGCCACCCTGCAAGCAGAATCCACCAGGACAGGGCTCACAAG AGGGTGTTGCCAGTGAGCCTACATCACCA ttGGAGTTTATAGTACACCAGGGGAAGTTGGATCTCATCATGCACCCTGTGGTTCTGAAGCTCATCACTGTCAAGTGGAAACTATATGGCAGGTCAGTTCATCG gttgggggcttggATACTCCTACTCCTTAACTTCCTGTTTATAGTCTCCTGGACGACCGTGGCCATCTCTGTGTCTGTCATCCGAACCGAGGAGCCTTATGTTTTCCCTGAG GACTGGTGGCGTGTGTTTGGGGTGGTGGTGGCTCTGGGGCTAACAGTGGTGGAGGTGGGCCGGGAAGTGGCAGAGATGATAGGCTCCAGCAGGAAGCTAAGGAGCTGGCAGAGTTGGTGTGAGCATCGCACCAACGATGACCTGCGCTGCACACACCCAATGTGGCCCGAG GAAAAACATTTCTTGGAAGAGCAAATCAAGTTGATCCACCGCATGAAGGGAAACTACTTACAAGACCCCTG GAACATCTTTGATTGGCTGGTGTACATACTGCTGATGGCTGTGTTCGGGATCCATGTGGCAGACATCTTCTTGCTTGGAGGAACACTGCGGGACTACAGCCTGCGCCTCTTCGCTGTGGTCATCATCTTCCTCTGGCTCCGGCTGATGAAACACGTCCGAGCCTTCAG GGTTATGGGTCCTTTCATTGTCATGCTGGGGAAGATTGTGGGGGATGTGCTACGTTTCCTCTTCCTATATGCAGAGATCTTTATCCCTTACGCGTGTGCCTTCTGGATTATATTTGGAG GTCAGGCGTCAATACCCAGTATGCGGACTGTACCCCAGCTGCTCTACAGCCTGTACCGCATCACTCTGGTGGACGAGTATGAGTTTAACGCCATGGTGGAAGTGGACTCGATCATGGCCCACTTCCTCTGTGGTACCTTTCTGGCTCTGTCCTCCATTCTGTGTGTCAACCTGATGATTGCCCTTCTCTCGGACACCTTCCAAAG GGTGTATGACAATGCACTGGCCAATGCAGTAATGCAGCAAGCAGCCATTATCCTGCAGGTGGAGGAATCCATGCCCCGTCTCTGCCGTTTCTATGACGACCAGCACATCCACCGCTTCTGTGCCCCTCTTGGGGAGTTATACGACGATGACATCAGAACTGACTCAAAGCGGCACGCTGAGCTGAAGACGATCACCACTCAGATCAAG GAGACCCTAGATGAGTTCCTGGAGATCCAAAAAGAAGTGAATCCCCCCGAACAAGGACGACCTGATGAGAGTGACAGGGCCTCAGG gGAGAGGTGCTTCTCATTCCCTGTGCAGGGGGAACACCTGCAGACTCTGCAGAGGCTCCAGGTGGACCAGACCCAGCAGAGCCAGGACCTCAGTGCACTGAGGGCAGACATGAAGAACCTGCAGGCCCTGATCCACCAACTGATCCAGTCCCAGACCAGCTCAT GTGTGGGCTGTGGTGTGACTGTGAAGGCAGCAGAAAGCACTGGGTCAGAGCCCGTCGAAGCGCCACCATACAG
- the si:ch73-193i2.2 gene encoding transient receptor potential cation channel subfamily A member 1 isoform X3: MRRLNRVRASGRYNLAMEMTDGVGNQSEQQPVVGSAISKTSVSSAAKAAAQWASYTCSRWKRACRQCVKRKPTGELFETMYKGLALDEDVIDGGDKSFHLNKRLLDHFRELASSNQDTDEVDLQYLSDVIADGADPNSTDRYGQTVLHEISRAWNVDVMRFFLDRGADVLRPDSYGVTPLHVAAALDYEEMIHFLLERKADIGAQTNMDHQTPLHYAAKNDAVGAVKVLLQYGADISARDYKRRTPLQLAANLDRSEAARTLMELGADAGVKDSDGQLCITAMIDKMTSVAHLALNQFHVTDRMTRQQFYYLHLLEPEPPCKQNPPGQGSQEGVASEPTSPLEFIVHQGKLDLIMHPVVLKLITVKWKLYGRSVHRLGAWILLLLNFLFIVSWTTVAISVSVIRTEEPYVFPEDWWRVFGVVVALGLTVVEVGREVAEMIGSSRKLRSWQSWCEHRTNDDLRCTHPMWPEEKHFLEEQIKLIHRMKGNYLQDPWNIFDWLVYILLMAVFGIHVADIFLLGGTLRDYSLRLFAVVIIFLWLRLMKHVRAFRVMGPFIVMLGKIVGDVLRFLFLYAEIFIPYACAFWIIFGGQASIPSMRTVPQLLYSLYRITLVDEYEFNAMVEVDSIMAHFLCGTFLALSSILCVNLMIALLSDTFQRWRNPCPVSAVSMTTSTSTASVPLLGSYTTMTSELTQSGTLS; this comes from the exons ATGAGGAGACTGAACCGGGTTAGAGCCTCTGGCCGTTACAACCTTGCCATGGAGATGACCGATGGAGTTGGAAACCAG TCTGAACAGCAGCCAGTTGTTGGAAGTGCGATCTCGAAGACATCTGTGTCCAGTGCTGCGAAGGCAGCTGCCCAGTGGGCGTCATACACCTGCAGCCGCTGGAAACGAGCCTGCCGTCAGTGTGTGAAGAGAAAACCCACAG GGGAATTATTTGAGACCATGTACAAAGGCCTGGCCTTGGATGAAGATGTCATAGATGGAGGAGACAAAAGCTTCCACCTCAATAAAAGACTGCTAGACCATTTCAGAGAACTGGCTTCCAGCAATCAGGACACTGATGAG GTGGACCTTCAGTACCTGAGTGATGTAATCGCAGATGGAGCCGACCCCAACTCAACGGACCGATACGGACAAACTGTCTTGCATGAG ATCTCGAGGGCGTGGAATGTGGACGTGATGCGTTTCTTCCTGGACAGGGGGGCTGATGTTCTGCGTCCTGACTCCTACGGGGTCACTCCCCTGCACGTTGCCGCAGCTCTGGACTACGAGGAGATGATCCACTTCTTGTTGGAGAGGAAAG CCGACATTGGTGCTCAGACCAACATGGATCATCAGACACCTCTGCACTACGCTGCTAAGAATGACGCGGTGGGGGCAGTCAAGGTGCTGCTGCAGTATGGGGCAGACATCTCCGCACGAGACTACAAAAGGAGAACCCCTCTACAACTGGCTGCCAACCTAG ACAGGAGTGAGGCTGCACGGACACTAATGGAACTAGGGGCTGATGCTGGGGTAAAGGACTCTGATGGTCAGCTTTGCATCACCGCCATGATTGACAAGATGACCTCAGTG GCTCATTTGGCTCTGAACCAGTTCCATGTGACTGACCGGATGACCAGGCAGCAGTTCTACTACCTTCACCTGCTGGAGCCAGAGCCACCCTGCAAGCAGAATCCACCAGGACAGGGCTCACAAG AGGGTGTTGCCAGTGAGCCTACATCACCA ttGGAGTTTATAGTACACCAGGGGAAGTTGGATCTCATCATGCACCCTGTGGTTCTGAAGCTCATCACTGTCAAGTGGAAACTATATGGCAGGTCAGTTCATCG gttgggggcttggATACTCCTACTCCTTAACTTCCTGTTTATAGTCTCCTGGACGACCGTGGCCATCTCTGTGTCTGTCATCCGAACCGAGGAGCCTTATGTTTTCCCTGAG GACTGGTGGCGTGTGTTTGGGGTGGTGGTGGCTCTGGGGCTAACAGTGGTGGAGGTGGGCCGGGAAGTGGCAGAGATGATAGGCTCCAGCAGGAAGCTAAGGAGCTGGCAGAGTTGGTGTGAGCATCGCACCAACGATGACCTGCGCTGCACACACCCAATGTGGCCCGAG GAAAAACATTTCTTGGAAGAGCAAATCAAGTTGATCCACCGCATGAAGGGAAACTACTTACAAGACCCCTG GAACATCTTTGATTGGCTGGTGTACATACTGCTGATGGCTGTGTTCGGGATCCATGTGGCAGACATCTTCTTGCTTGGAGGAACACTGCGGGACTACAGCCTGCGCCTCTTCGCTGTGGTCATCATCTTCCTCTGGCTCCGGCTGATGAAACACGTCCGAGCCTTCAG GGTTATGGGTCCTTTCATTGTCATGCTGGGGAAGATTGTGGGGGATGTGCTACGTTTCCTCTTCCTATATGCAGAGATCTTTATCCCTTACGCGTGTGCCTTCTGGATTATATTTGGAG GTCAGGCGTCAATACCCAGTATGCGGACTGTACCCCAGCTGCTCTACAGCCTGTACCGCATCACTCTGGTGGACGAGTATGAGTTTAACGCCATGGTGGAAGTGGACTCGATCATGGCCCACTTCCTCTGTGGTACCTTTCTGGCTCTGTCCTCCATTCTGTGTGTCAACCTGATGATTGCCCTTCTCTCGGACACCTTCCAAAG GTGGAGGAATCCATGCCCCGTCTCTGCCGTTTCTATGACGACCAGCACATCCACCGCTTCTGTGCCCCTCTTGGGGAGTTATACGACGATGACATCAGAACTGACTCAAAGCGGCACGCTGAGCTGA